Proteins encoded in a region of the Caldanaerobius fijiensis DSM 17918 genome:
- a CDS encoding RluA family pseudouridine synthase yields the protein MRFRVDLDYDGMTVGEFLKSKRFSRRTINRLKSGGRIFLNGAIAYTGEVIKNGDILDIDFTEDCNIVPSPIPLDIIYEDEDILVLNKQPGIVVHPTAYHYDDTIGNGVMYYFSQKGLKRGFHPVNRLDRETSGVLIIALNQHMHNMIQQYGQMDKAYIAVVEGVVEKDCGTIDLPIARKPGSLIERCVSQDGQRAITHFCTVKRLENMTVLLLKLETGRTHQIRVHLSYIGHPIIGDTLYGKLYGKPNAEINRHALHCSEMSFLHPYTGKRVFFKAPLPQDMENLIVKQQK from the coding sequence ATGAGATTTAGGGTAGATTTAGATTATGATGGTATGACTGTGGGAGAATTTTTGAAAAGCAAGAGATTCTCCAGGAGGACCATAAATAGACTAAAATCAGGTGGAAGGATATTTTTAAACGGTGCTATAGCATATACAGGCGAGGTTATCAAGAACGGTGATATTCTGGATATAGATTTTACCGAGGATTGTAACATAGTACCGTCACCTATACCTCTGGATATTATATACGAAGATGAGGATATACTGGTGCTGAACAAACAACCCGGGATAGTAGTACACCCGACGGCATATCATTATGATGATACTATAGGAAACGGCGTCATGTATTATTTTAGCCAGAAAGGTTTAAAGCGAGGTTTTCATCCTGTAAACCGCCTGGACAGAGAGACATCAGGGGTATTGATAATTGCATTAAATCAACACATGCATAATATGATACAGCAATACGGACAGATGGATAAGGCCTATATAGCCGTTGTAGAGGGTGTAGTTGAAAAAGACTGCGGCACAATTGACCTGCCTATTGCCCGCAAACCAGGTAGCCTTATTGAAAGGTGTGTTTCTCAGGATGGCCAGAGGGCAATTACCCATTTTTGCACTGTCAAAAGGCTCGAGAATATGACAGTGCTTTTATTAAAACTGGAAACAGGGCGAACCCATCAAATAAGGGTTCATTTAAGTTATATAGGTCATCCTATTATAGGAGACACTTTATATGGTAAACTATATGGTAAACCCAATGCGGAGATAAATAGACATGCTTTGCATTGTTCTGAGATGTCATTTCTACATCCCTATACTGGCAAAAGGGTATTTTTTAAAGCTCCATTGCCCCAGGACATGGAAAACCTTATAGTAAAGCAACAAAAATAA